One Nocardioides dongkuii genomic window, GAGCTGGTCGTCGGAGACCTTGGAGACGCTGGCCTCGTGGCCCATGGAGACGTCGTCCTCGCGGATGTCGACGTAGGGGTAGGTGTCGGAGCGGCTGATCTGGTCGACCAGCAGCGCGTCGCACAGCACGTTGGACTTCGAGCCGTGCGCGCCCTCGTTGATCTGGATCAGGCCGCGGTACGACGTGCGCCCGCCGCCGCGCGCCACCGACTTGCTCAGGATCGAGCTGGAGGTGTTCGGCGCGGCGTGCACCATCTTGGCGCCGGCGTCCTGGTGCTGGCCCTCGCCGGCGAACGCGATGGAGAGCGTCTCGCCCTTGGCGTGCTCGCCCATCAGGTAGATCGCGGGGTACTTCATCGTCACCTTGGAGCCGATGTTGCCGTCGACCCACTCCATCGTGGCGCCGGCCTCGCAGGTCGCGCGCTTGGTGACCAGGTTGTAGACGTTGTTCGACCAGTTCTGGATGGTCGTGTAGCGGACGCGGGCGCCCTTCTTCACGATGATCTCCACGACCGCGGAGTGCAGCGAGTCCGAGCTGTAGATCGGCGCGGTGCAGCCCTCGACGTAGTGAACGTAGGAGTCCTCGTCGGCGACGATCAGGGTGCGCTCGAACTGGCCCATGTTCTCGGTGTTGATCCGGAAGTAGGCCTGCAGCGGGATGTCGACGTGCACGCCCTTGGGGACGTAGATGAACGAGCCGCCGGACCACACCGAGGTGTTGAGCGCGGAGAACTTGTTGTCGCCGACCGGGATGACGGTGCCGAAGTACTCCTTGAAGAGCTCCTCGTGCTCCTTCAGCGCGGTGTCGGTGTCGACGAAGATGACGCCCTGCTCCTCGAGGTCCTCGCGGATCGAGTGGTAGACGACCTCGGACTCGTACTGCGCGGCGACGCCGGAGACCAGGCGCTGCTTCTCCGCCTCGGGGATGCCGAGCCTGTCGTAGGTGTTC contains:
- the sufB gene encoding Fe-S cluster assembly protein SufB gives rise to the protein MTSIEELNPELQGIGRYEFGWADTDTAGANAKRGLSEEVVRDISSKKSEPQWMLDQRLKGLKLFHRKPMPTWGSDLGGIDFDNIKYFVRSSEKQAATWDDLPEDIKNTYDRLGIPEAEKQRLVSGVAAQYESEVVYHSIREDLEEQGVIFVDTDTALKEHEELFKEYFGTVIPVGDNKFSALNTSVWSGGSFIYVPKGVHVDIPLQAYFRINTENMGQFERTLIVADEDSYVHYVEGCTAPIYSSDSLHSAVVEIIVKKGARVRYTTIQNWSNNVYNLVTKRATCEAGATMEWVDGNIGSKVTMKYPAIYLMGEHAKGETLSIAFAGEGQHQDAGAKMVHAAPNTSSSILSKSVARGGGRTSYRGLIQINEGAHGSKSNVLCDALLVDQISRSDTYPYVDIREDDVSMGHEASVSKVSDDQLFYLMSRGMEEDEAMAMIVRGFVEPIAKELPMEYALELNRLIELQMEGAVG